From Scatophagus argus isolate fScaArg1 chromosome 2, fScaArg1.pri, whole genome shotgun sequence, a single genomic window includes:
- the soul5l gene encoding uncharacterized protein soul5l, producing the protein MAFVSVLALLALMVSAEGSVGPSSNTSFCTESKECLEYELVCKTDEYEVRHYSPTRWVSTDAEAYFMGVGAAMAFRRLFQYITGANEGGIQMEMTAPVLVKIPEETKMWEPAVYTLNFPLPAAYQDKPPAPTNDKLYFTEMPEMDVYVRSYGGWMLSVTSRLHAHLLTKELERVRASYNHSYHYGVGYDSPLKLLNRHNEVWYVADGQVICTDPQEPTPAHTPRPTLTDSPTDSASERPPHMLSDSPSLAPSNHSSNAASNSSSQTESDTPSAPPSNAPPSPSSSVPADAAFSHPPTSAQIRLDPSSNSSDPVSVSPSLEPQPAAAALWNSTAHSSVDTQADSNPALGPDDAH; encoded by the exons AT GGCTTTCGTCTCAGTCTtggccttgctggccctgatgGTCTCTGCTGAAGGAAGCGTTGG gccGAGCAGCAACACAAGCTTTTGCACGGAGTCAAAGGAGTGTCTGGAGTACGAGCTGGTCTGCAAAACTGATGAGTATGAG gtgcgACACTACAGCCCCACTCGCTGGGTGTCAACAGACGCCGAAGCCTATTTCATGGGCGTGGGTGCGGCCATGGCCTTCAGGAGGCTTTTCCAGTACATCACTGGAGCCAACGAAGGAG GCATCCAGATGGAGATGACCGCCCCTGTCCTGGTCAAGATCCCGGAGGAGACCAAGATGTGGGAGCCGGCTGTCTACACGCTCAACTTCCCACTGCCGGCAGCCTACCAGGACAAGCCGCCAGCGCCCACCAATGACAAG CTGTATTTCACCGAGATGCCGGAAATGGACGTGTACGTGAGGAGTTACGGAGGCTGGATGCTGTCGGTCACCTCCAGGCTTCACGCTCACCTCCTGACTAAAGAGCTGGAGAGAGTCCGGGCTTCCTACAACCACAGCTACCACTACGGAGTGGGCTATGACAG tcccTTGAAGCTCCTGAACAGGCACAACGAGGTGTGGTATGTGGCCGACGGGCAGGTAATCTGCACAGACCCACAGGAGCCGacccctgcacacacaccaaggcCGACCCTGACCGACTCACCCACAGACTCTGCGTCTGAACGTCCCCCGCACATGCTCTCTGACTCCCCCTCGCTCGCTCCATCCAACCATTCCTCAAACGCAGCATCCAACTCCTCGTCACAAACCGAGTCCGACACACCTTCCGCCCCCCCATCTAACGCTCCGCCCAGTCCGTCATCCAGCGTGCCCGCTGATGCCGCCTTCAGCCACCCCCCCACCTCCGCCCAGATCCGGCTGGACCCGTCGTCCAACTCCTCCGATCCGGTCTCCGTGAGCCCGTCCCTGGAGCCCCAGCCTGCCGCCGCCGCCCTGTGGAACAGCACAGCCCACAGCTCTGTGGATACACAAGCTGACAGTAACCCCGCGCTCGGGCCGGATGATGCTCATTAG
- the si:ch211-114l13.9 gene encoding caspase b isoform X2, whose protein sequence is MLVKKLLLDTLEDLGGDDFRTFKWYLSMDILDGCRPIPKSRLENANLTETVDKITETYEEELAVKITAEILRKTYQNNAAQNLMSRYAEGNAAASSSSSTSTSSAVAPPAPAPLMAQQGGVIIAPTLTSGTTGSWNITITK, encoded by the exons ATGTTGGTTAAGAAGCTTCTGTTAGACACTCTAGAAGACCTGGGCGGCGATGATTTCCGCACTTTTAAGTGGTACCTCTCAATGGACATCTTGGACGGCTGCAGGCCAATTCCCAAGTCACGTCTGGAGAACGCAAACCTGACAGAAACTGTGGACAAGATAACGGAGACCTACGAAGAAGAGCTGGCTGTGAAGATCACCGCTGAGATCCTGAGGAAGACGTACCAGAACAACGCTGCACAGAACCTGATGAGCAGATACGCAG AGGGAAACgcagctgcctcctcctcctcctccacctccacctcctctgctgtggcacctcctgctcctgctcctctgatGGCTCAGCAGGGAGGTGTGATCATCGCCCCGACGCTCACCAGTGGCACCACCGGATCGTGGAATATAACCAtcacaaaatga
- the si:ch211-114l13.9 gene encoding caspase b isoform X1, with amino-acid sequence MLVKKLLLDTLEDLGGDDFRTFKWYLSMDILDGCRPIPKSRLENANLTETVDKITETYEEELAVKITAEILRKTYQNNAAQNLMSRYAAEGNAAASSSSSTSTSSAVAPPAPAPLMAQQGGVIIAPTLTSGTTGSWNITITK; translated from the exons ATGTTGGTTAAGAAGCTTCTGTTAGACACTCTAGAAGACCTGGGCGGCGATGATTTCCGCACTTTTAAGTGGTACCTCTCAATGGACATCTTGGACGGCTGCAGGCCAATTCCCAAGTCACGTCTGGAGAACGCAAACCTGACAGAAACTGTGGACAAGATAACGGAGACCTACGAAGAAGAGCTGGCTGTGAAGATCACCGCTGAGATCCTGAGGAAGACGTACCAGAACAACGCTGCACAGAACCTGATGAGCAGATACGCAG CAGAGGGAAACgcagctgcctcctcctcctcctccacctccacctcctctgctgtggcacctcctgctcctgctcctctgatGGCTCAGCAGGGAGGTGTGATCATCGCCCCGACGCTCACCAGTGGCACCACCGGATCGTGGAATATAACCAtcacaaaatga
- the LOC124050219 gene encoding protein GPR108-like codes for MAVAHRVCIVAGYLLLLLLTECTARIHKLTLKNETRVVVDLNNFGFFANGTLDVNLLSLRLPVGDQVVNYSTHPVGFSLSRSRVNGVLSYTAEEPETCPLTLKEVPNKEPLILFLIDVNTLSVHMRVMGKPDNILIATPKPEPPKGQRKTRGAPANPAVKPPGDKNADKPNDEVNESKKDDKAEDQKKVDQTEEKQKENEFQLDNINQLTLALGNDSGSYNFSFRMVVGSQAEGLYSLKFHYCKNKLPGMKLPYSFTVEVTERNPGGYLSAAEIPLSRLYIGMAGVFFTAAMVWVYTLMKHRYSVFKIHWLMAALAFTKSTSLVFHSINYHFINTEGHPIEGWAVMYYITHLLKGALLFITLALIGTGWAFVKYILSDKEKKIFMIVIPLQVLANVAYIIIESTEEGSSEYYVWKEILFLVDLICCGAILFPVVWSIRHLQEASSTDGKAAMNLEKLKLFRHYYVMIVCYIYFTRIIAILLKVTMPFQWQWCYEFLVEVSTLIFFVLTGYKFRPASNNPYLQLPQDEDDVEMDEVVTESGALEGISKVKKTCNGRDRQKESTL; via the exons ATGGCTGTGGCACATAGAGTTTGTATCGTGGCTGGATATTTGCTCCTACTGCTGCTGACTGAGTGCACAGCAAGGATACACAAGCTCACACTTAAG aaTGAAACTCGAGTTGTCGTCGATCTCAACAACTTTGGTTTCTTTGCTAATGGGACTCTGGATGTCAACCTGCTTTCTCTGCGTCTCCCGGTTGGTGACCAGGTGGTGAACTACAGCACACATCCA GTTGGTTTCAGCCTCTCCAGGTCGCGTGTGAACGGCGTCTTGTCCTACACA gcaGAGGAGCCAGAGACATGCCCGCTCACTCTCAAAGAGGTGCCCAACAAGGAGCCCCTCATTCTTTTTCTCATTGATGTCAACACGCTGAG cgTCCATATGAGAGTTATGGGTAAACCAGACAACATCTTGATCGCAACGCCAAAACCTGAACCACCTAAGG GTCAGAGGAAAACCCGGGGGGCTCCTGCCAATCCTGCTGTTAAACCACCAGGCGACAAAAATGCAGACAAACCAAACGATGAGGTGAATGAAAGCAAAAAGGACGACAAAGCTGAGGATCAGAAGAAAGTAGatcagacagaagaaaaacagaaggaaaatgaatTCCAG CTGGACAACATCAACCAACTGACTTTAGCTTTGGGTAACGATAGCGGCTCCTACAACTTCAGT TTCCGCATGGTGGTCGGCTCGCAGGCGGAGGGTCTCTACAGCCTCAAGTTCCACTACTGCAAAAACAAGTTGCCTGGAATGAAATTGCCCTACTCGTTCACC gtggaggtgacAGAGAGGAATCCAGGCGGATACCTGTCTGCAGCAGAAATTCCCCTGTCTCGTCTTTACATTGGTATGGCTGGAGTCTTCTTCACCGCTGCCATGGTCTGGGTATACACCCTCATGAAGCACAG GTACAGCGTGTTTAAGATCCACTGGCTGATGGCAGCGCTGGCCTTCACCAAGTCCACATCTTTGGTTTTCCATAGT ATCAACTATCACTTCATCAACACTGAGGGCCATCCTATTGAAGGCTGGGCTGTCATGTATTATATCACACACTT GCTGAAGGGGGCTCTGCTGTTCATCACGCTGGCACTGATTGGCACCGGCTGGGCTTTCGTTAAGTACATCCTGTCTGACAAGGAAAAGAAGATCTTCATGATTGTGATTcctctgcag GTCCTGGCTAACGTGGCCTACATCATCATCGAGTCCACAGAGGAAGGCTCCAGCGAATACTACGTGTGGAAGGAGATCCTCTTTCTGGTCGACCTCATCTGCTGTGGAGCCATCCTTTTCCCTGTTGtctg GTCTATCCGTCATCTCCAAGAGGCTTCCAGCACCGATGGCAAAG CTGCCATGAATTTGGAGAAGCTCAAGCTCTTCCGGCATTATTATGTGATG atcGTGTGCTATATCTACTTTACAAGGATCATAGCCATTCTGCTCAAGGTCACGATGCCTTTCCAGTGGCAGTGGTGCTATGAG TTTCTGGTGGAGGTGTCCACTCTCATCTTTTTTGTGTTGACGGGCTACAAGTTCAGACCGGCGTCCAATAACCCCTACCTCCAGCTTCCCCAGGACGAGGACGACGTGGAGATGGACGAAGT AGTGACCGAGTCAGGTGCACTGGAGGGGATTTCCAAAGTCAAGAAAACGTGTAACGGACGTGATCGCCAGAAGGAGTCCACCTTGTGA